Part of the Imperialibacter roseus genome, GTAGCAGCCCATGGCCAGGTCTTCTGCCAGCGTGGGGGTTCTCCACTGGTCGTTCACCACGTTGATTGTTTTGCCCTCCTCAAGGCTTTTCTTCACCCACAAAATAATGTTGCTCCGGCTCATATCGAAAGCAATGCCGTACACCAACACGGTACGGGCCATGGCCCAGTCTATTCTGCCAGCCATCACAGCCTTTTCAGCTGCCAACTTGCTATCCCCATAGTAGCTCACCGGGTTAGCTTTGGCCTCTTCGTCATACGGGCCATCCTCCCCATCAAAAATAAAGTCCGTAGAAAGATGCAAAAGAAATGCGCCGCTGGCCTCGCAGGCTTTTACTATATTTTCTACCGCCGTTACATTTTGCAACCAGCAGCCCTCCTTGTCGGTCTCGCACTGATCCACGTTGGTCATGGCGGCGGTGTGAATGACCACTTCCGGCTTTTCAGTAGCTATGACTTTGAACGTCTCCGCAGCGTTGGTAATATCCATTGACTGGTACCGGATACCTTCGAGTGGAATCCTGCTGGCCCCTCTCCCGGTGGCAAGAAAGTCCTCGCCTTTTTCTCTAAGAAGTACAACCAGCTTTTGACCCAGCAGGCCGTTAGCTCCGGTGATCAGTATAGACATAGCTTATTCTTTGTATTGAATGCCGTATTTTTTGGTCAGCTCCTTCTTGGACACTTCCTCCACTTCTACTGTCATATATACTTCAACAGCAGGTACGGTCTGCACGGTTTTGACTGCGGCAATTTTATCGACAACATCTAGTCCTTCCACCACCTGGCCAAAAACGGTATACTCGTCGTCGAGGTGGGGCGCCCCGCCTATCGTTGTGTAAGCCTCTACCCTTTCAGGTGAGAAAGTTTTCTCAGTGTAGATATCAGTAGTGATCTTTTCCTTAACGAGCGGAACCAGACTCTGCACCTCAGCTGTATAGGCATCAAAATTTCCCGTCTTCCTTCCCTCCATGTAAAGCTCAGTCAGTCTGTTCTTTACCTCCACCTGCGTAGAATCTTCCAGCAGCTTTCTGATGGCCATTCCCAGCTTTTCCTGGTCTACTTTCAGGGCTTCCTCCGATTCATAAACCGTTCCCTGCACAATGTAAAACTGGTTGCCGCTTGAGGCCCTGTCCGGGTTAACTTCGTCGGGCTGCCTGGCCGCAGCCAATGCGCCTTTTTTATGAAAATATCTGGGTACAAACTCGGCAGGGACAGTATACTCCGGCTCTTTTTTATCCCGGGGCTTTTTGCGATTGATATCACCTCCCTGTATCATAAAATTCTCCATGACCCGGTGGAAAATTGTGCTGTCGTATTTACCACTCTCAGCCAGCTTCAAAAAGTTAGCCTTGTGCTGTGGGGTCTCGTCATACAATACCGCCTTCATGTCGCCGTACGACGTGTGTATTGTCACAAGATAGTCCTTGTTTCCACGGCAGGATGTAATCAACACCGCCAACGACAGCCCCCAAAATAACTGCTTCACTCTGCTCATTTCTTAAGTTGCATTTTAATCTCTTTCAATATAGCATCTCCTCCCTTGTCAAGAAGTCTTTCTGCCAACTTTTTGCCGAGCGCCCGTGCGTCAGCAACTTTTCCTGTAACAGCGTCCTGCACAATCGTTTTTCCATTCAGGCTGATGATACCCCCTTTGATCTTAAGCCTGTCCTCATGTAAAGTAGCCAGTCCAAATACCGGAATGCTGCAGCCTCCTTCCAGCGTTTCCAAAAAAGCCCGCTCGGCTATGAGCCTGGCTGCGGTGCGGTCGTGGTTAACAGCATCTCTAATGGCTTTCTTGATAGCTGGATCCAGACTGGAGCTGGCCTCCACAGCCACCGAGCCCTGACCGACAGCCGGTACAAACAAATCTGTATCAAGCACCTGAGCAATTTTATCGGCAAGTCCCATGCGGTGCACACCAGCGTACGCCAGCAGCAGTGCATCACAATGGCCTTCTTCC contains:
- a CDS encoding SDR family oxidoreductase, whose product is MSILITGANGLLGQKLVVLLREKGEDFLATGRGASRIPLEGIRYQSMDITNAAETFKVIATEKPEVVIHTAAMTNVDQCETDKEGCWLQNVTAVENIVKACEASGAFLLHLSTDFIFDGEDGPYDEEAKANPVSYYGDSKLAAEKAVMAGRIDWAMARTVLVYGIAFDMSRSNIILWVKKSLEEGKTINVVNDQWRTPTLAEDLAMGCYLIARKKAKGIFNISGKDFMSPYQMAIATADYFGLDKSLINETDGSKFSQPAKRPPKTGFVLDKAKEVLGYNPHSFEEGIAVLAEQLKK
- a CDS encoding peptidylprolyl isomerase; the protein is MSRVKQLFWGLSLAVLITSCRGNKDYLVTIHTSYGDMKAVLYDETPQHKANFLKLAESGKYDSTIFHRVMENFMIQGGDINRKKPRDKKEPEYTVPAEFVPRYFHKKGALAAARQPDEVNPDRASSGNQFYIVQGTVYESEEALKVDQEKLGMAIRKLLEDSTQVEVKNRLTELYMEGRKTGNFDAYTAEVQSLVPLVKEKITTDIYTEKTFSPERVEAYTTIGGAPHLDDEYTVFGQVVEGLDVVDKIAAVKTVQTVPAVEVYMTVEVEEVSKKELTKKYGIQYKE
- the hemC gene encoding hydroxymethylbilane synthase; the protein is MEKIKIGTRGSLLAMWQAEHIAELLNKAGLATELVTIETKGDKVLDVSIAKIGSKGVFTEELEEQLASGSVHIAVHSAKDLQSTLPRGFEIIAFTERERVNDVLVSHKKGISLEDRKTPIVVGTSSTRRVAVLKHYFPHIKTVEVRGNLQTRFRKMEEGHCDALLLAYAGVHRMGLADKIAQVLDTDLFVPAVGQGSVAVEASSSLDPAIKKAIRDAVNHDRTAARLIAERAFLETLEGGCSIPVFGLATLHEDRLKIKGGIISLNGKTIVQDAVTGKVADARALGKKLAERLLDKGGDAILKEIKMQLKK